The Rhinoraja longicauda isolate Sanriku21f chromosome 7, sRhiLon1.1, whole genome shotgun sequence genomic sequence CACCTGCCTCCCGGGCACGCGCCCGCTGTGCACGGGCGCTGGAGCGCGGGCGCGTGCCGAGGCCTGGTGGCGGGGAGCGCGCCGACCCCCCTCCCTTCGCCCTCTGGCTGCAGAACGTGACCGCCACCGTCCGGCTGCTGGACGTCTACGTGCGCGCCCCCCGCCGCCTGCTACAACCTGTCCGCCTTTCATCGCCCGCGGCTGCTGATGCTCGCCCTCCGCCAGGCGCGCGCCCGCGACGACCAGCGCGCTCTCGACACCTACCGTGTACGCGCAAAGGTGAGTGCCCGCCGCGTCCCGTCCTCGCTCCCTCCTCGGGTCCCGATCCACCGGCACAACAGCATCTAACTGCACCTCACACCGTGGACAGGAGCAACATGCGGCACACACAGAATCTGGCATGGGGGATGCTTCGgctccatgctctccacagatgctgcctgacccactgagttactccagcactctgtgaaacgtcacctatccatgttctccacagatgctgcctgacccactgagttactccagcactctgtgaaacgtcacctatccgtgttctccacagatgctgcctgacccgctgagttactccagttttttgtgtgtatcttggacatccttgtaaatgatcCGTCGTGTGTCGGGCGTGAATGTGAGATAACAGACAccattttatacagagggtggtgggtgtctggaacgagctgccaggaggtatttgaggcaggtcatgataacaacatttaaaaaacatttagacagctacatggatcggacaggttagagggatgtggaccaaacgcaggtagatgggacatgttggccatgtGAAGGCAAGGCTCTTTCTCTCCTGTAATCTCGAAACGAAACCAAACTTCTGAGTGAGACGGTAATCCCCTTGTTCACAGTCAACATGGGCCATCGATGGGACCGGTGTGCTCGAATCCCTCGCACAGAGGTTTCAGATTCCCACAATGCTCTCCtcgcacatagaaaataggtacagcagtagaccattcggcccttcgggccagcaccgccattcaatatgatcatataagagaataactgcagatgctggtacaaatcgaagataggtattcgcaaaatgctggagtaactcagcaggtcaggcagcatctcaggagagaaggaatgggtgacgtttcgggtcgaggcacttcttcagactaacttgtCAGTGGAAGAGCATTGTGGGAATCCAAATCAATACCCAgctactgctttctccccatatcccttggttctgtcaccctaagagctaaatctaacactctcttgaaaatatcgagtaaattggcctccactgccttctgtggcagagaattccagattcacaactctctgggtgacatttttttttcctcatttcagtcctcaatggcctccccttattcttaaactgtgacccctggttctggactccccaacatcgggaattttttttcctgcatctcgcctgttcaatcctttaaggattttatatgtttctataagatcccctctcttccttctaaactccagtgaatctaaGCCGTCAACCCAGactcatcatttgtcagtcccgccatcccgggaattaacctggtgaacctacgttgcactccctcaatagcaagaatgtccttcctcaaattaggagaacaaaatgcTCAATCtgcccttcctgttcttgccaccaaagtggataacctcacatttatccacattatactgcatctgccatgtatctgcccactcgcccaacctatccaagtcaccctgcagcctcacagcatcctcctcacagctcacactgccacccagctttctgtcatccgcaaatttagaattgttacatttaactccctcgtctaatcattaatatatattgcaaataactggggtcccagcaccgagccttgcggtacccactagtcactgcctgccattctgaaaaggacccgttaattcctactctgcttcctgtctgccaaccagttctctatccatgtcaatacccaaccccccaatactatgtgctctaattttgcacactaatctcttgtgtgggaccttgtgaaCGGCTTTTTGAAAGCCTTCACTAATCTTTCctctttacatatctaaagaagctttcagtcagtttttatattccccgcaagctttctttcatgctccccccccccccccccccactcttaattaacccctttgtcttcctctgttgagttctaaatgtcTTCCATCCTCCAGTTTGCAGCTTCctttggccaatttatatgcccagCCTCATTTCCTTACGGATTTCCTAAAAtttgagaaatcaacgttcatatcactgggtcctcagtggaatatgaggtgctgttcctccagtttgcatgtggccccactgtggcaatggaggaggcccaggacaggaaggtctgtGTGGCAATGCATGGGaacgggagttaaaatggtttgcaaccgGATATCCAgctggccttggcagaccgagatcAAGTGTTCACTGGGTCCACGCTTAGTCTTGTCGATGTACTGGAGGCAGGAATgacccatgatgagcgtttgtcggcactgggcctgcactcgctggagtttagaagaatgaggggggacctcattgaaacttacagaatagtgagcggcctggatagagtggatgtggagaggacgtttcactggtgggagagtctaggactagaagtgatagcttcagaattaaaggccattcttttaggaaggagatgaggagaaatttccttagtcagagaatggtgaatctgtggaattatttgccacaaacggctgtggaggccaagtcagtggatatttttaaggcagagacagatgcttgattagtacgggtgtcagaggttacagggagaaggcaggagaatgggttaggagagatagatcaggcaagattgaatggcagggtcgaATGagcggtcgaatggcctaattttagtaTCACATGATCTtgtgaggccacatcaggaacagcgGTTatagtagacgaggttggaggtgatcctctgtctcacctgaaagaactgtcggggtccctgcatGGACTCAAGGGAGAAGTATAGATACagatcaaagagtcatagagcgaaacagtgtggaaacaggcccttcagccaacttgcccactccggccaacatcgcccagctacactagtcccatccaaacctgtcctatccatgttctgttcctcaaacgttgggatagtcccagcctcaactacatccactgcagcttgttccatacacccaccaccctttgtgtgaaaaagtcccccctcagattcctgttaatctttttcccccttcaccttgaacctatgtcctctggtcctcgattcccctactctgggcaagggactctgtgcatctacctgatctattcctctcgtgattttatacacctctataagatctcccctcctgcgctccaagtaataagagtcccagcctactcaacctctccctgtagctcacaccctctagtcctggcaacatcctcgtaaatcttttctgaagcctttcaagcttgacaatatctttcctgtaacacggtgcccagaagtgaacacaatattataaatgtggtctcaccaacgtcttgtacaactggaacatgacctcccatactcttgactgatgaaggccaatgtaccaagagcttttttgaccaccttatctacctgcaactcaacttcaaggaaccatgcacatgtactcctagatcctctgctctacaacattacccagaggccgaccattcactgtgtaggtcctgctctggttcaacgtcccaaaatgcaacacctcacacttctctgtattaaattcaccaaccattcctctgcccacctggccaatcgatccagatcctgctgcaatcgttcacaaccaccttcactatctgtaaaaccactaacatttgtatcatcagcaaacttgctaatcttgccctgtatgttctcatccaaatcattggtgtagatgacaaacaataacgggcccagcacgtgttacatctcctgcggttgcagggtcaGGTAcctgggagagggtggtttgggtgggaggggatgtGTGACCTAAGGAGCTCCAGAGGGAGAGGtccctgtggaaggtggaaagggtggaGTTTGAAGATGTGACAGGCGTTAGGATCACATTGAAGTTGGCGGAAATCTAGAGATTACTGCCTTGAGATCATTCTTTTTAACCTGTTTCCCACCTCCCAATATTCACCCCACGGGACCTCAACCCATTTTCTACCCAAGTTGTTGTTACCAATGCTGCTCACCCACCTCCTTTAGAAGGTGACCAGCCATGGAATCGTGTGTGGCTCAGAATTCAGGGCGGCGGGCggtagcgcagcgggtagagctgctgcctcacagtgcagagacccgggttccatcctgacctcgggtgctgtttgtacggagtttgcacgttctcccggtgaccgcgtgggtttcctccgggtgctccggtttcctcccacatcccaaagatgtgcgggtttgtaggttaattgcccccctgtaaactgcccctcgtgtgtagggagtggatgggaaagtgggacaacagagctggtgtgaacgggcgatcgttgGTTGCCATGAActggctgggctgaagggcctatctccgtgctgtatctttaagacTAACCTGCTGCATACCCGGGCATTTGGACGGTGTTTTTTCTATTCCAGGTGTTGAGCAGCTTCCTGCCCCCCAGCAGTCCGCCAGAGGAGGGGGTCTACATCAGCGGCCTAGAGCTGCACGGTGCACTGTGGGACAGCAGGCTGGGGGTCCTGCAGGACACAATGTCCAGCAAACCGTGCAGCTTGCCAGTGGTGTGGCTGAGGGCAGAGGAGGCAGAGGTGGCTGataccccctccctctacccacaGTATGACTGCCCCGTGTACCTGGGGGCAGAGAGTGAAGTGAGGGATCTGACCGACACCAACATTATCACACACATCTCCCTCGCATCAAAGCTGGACCCGCTGGTGTGTGCTCAGAGACGTGTTCACATCGCCAGCACTCTCTGAGAGAGAACCTCCGGGACAACTGCTCAGAACAACATTTTTGATTACATAGCAATTAAAATATTTATATGGCATATGTGATTGGGGTTGTAGTTTGGTCATTTGTGACATGGACAGTGAAGGATATCCATCCATGCAGACACATTCCACAACTTCAATGACCAGAATTTCTTAATtctgccatacagcacagaaacaggccattcggcccaccatgtccatgccagccTTGTTGCCCATCTACACAACTCCATTTTGCTTGCATTAGGATCCTACACTCTG encodes the following:
- the LOC144595434 gene encoding dynein heavy chain domain-containing protein 1-like yields the protein MLALRQARARDDQRALDTYRVRAKVLSSFLPPSSPPEEGVYISGLELHGALWDSRLGVLQDTMSSKPCSLPVVWLRAEEAEVADTPSLYPQYDCPVYLGAESEVRDLTDTNIITHISLASKLDPLVCAQRRVHIASTL